The genomic window TATAGAGCGTCGTATACTATCAGCCAGTTTAGATCTAACTTTGATTATTTAGAAAACCCAATAGGACAGGATGTAAACACAAACTTCTTTAATAAAACGATTATGTCTAATGTCAATTTAGTAGAGCAGTTTAGTCCGTTGATGAGAGTTGACTTTGAATTGAAAAATTCATTCCGTTTATTAACAGAGGTTAAAAAAGATCGCGCATTGTCTATGAGTTTCGATAATAATTTATTGACAGAAGTTAGAGGAATAGAGTACGTTGTAGGAGTAGGATATCGTTTTAAAGACGTAATCATTTCGTCTAGATTAGCAGATAATCCAACAGGAATTATTAAAAGTGATATCAACATAAAAGCTGATTTTTCATATAGAAATAACGAAACTCTGGTTCGCTATTTAGATTACGATAATAATCAATTGGCGGCAGGGCAGAATATCTGGACATTGAAAGTGACGGCAGATTATGCTTTCAGTAAAAACTTAACTGCAATATTCTATTATGACCATTCGTTCTCGAAAGCAGTAATTTCGACTTCTTTCCCTTTAACGAACATCAGATCAGGTTTCACACTTCGTTATAATTTTGGAAATTAAATTTTAGTTTCTAAACTAGATTTTATTAGAAGATTATTACATTTGTGGCTCAAATTTTAAACAATTAATTTTCAAACACAACTATTATGAGCATACCAGCAAATTTAAAGTACACAAAAGATCACGAATGGGTTAGCATCGAAGGAGATGTTGCAACAGTAGGAATTACTCATTTTGCACAAAAAGAGTTAGGAGATATCGTGTATGTTGAAGTAGAAACTTTAGATCAGACACTTTCAAAAGATGAAGTTTTTGGAACTGTTGAGGCTGTAAAAACAGTTTCTGATTTATTCTTACCTTTATCAGGTGAAATCATTGCTTTCAATGATGATTTAGAAAGTGCTCCTGAAACAGTAAATTCAGACCCTTATGGAGATGGATGGATGATTAAAATAAAAATTGCTGATGCATCAGAAATCGATTCTTTATTATCTGATCAAGCTTATAAAGATTTAATCGGTGCCTAAACAACTCTTATTAATTTGGGCAATTATCTGCTCTGGAATCATTACGTATTTTTGTCTAACAGATTCTAGTAATATACCAGCGGTTAGTTTTCCAAGCATTGATAAAATTGTACATTTCTGCTTTCATTTCGGATTCACCATTTCTTGGATTTTATTTTTCAAGAAAGAATTGAAAGGAAAAGATTCAGACGATTATAAAGCTTATTTGATTTCTTTTATATTTTCTGTCTTTTTTGGAATTACAATCGAAATTCTTCAAAGTGCTCTCACAGTAACAAGAGCTTCAGACGTGACAGACGTTTTAGCAAATGCACTTGGAGCCTTTGTGGCAGTTTTTTCTGCGATAGGATTTAAAAAGCAAATCGATAAAATATAATTTTAGAAACCCACTTCGGTGGGTTTTTTATTACAAGAAAATCAAGCAGTTAAAAAGCTATGTTTTTTCAATTTAAAATGTACTTTTGTGCTGGTTTTCTGCAACTTCTATGAAAATGAATGTAAAGCAATATTTGGACTCTACGTATTTAAAAACTGCATCGCAAGCTGGTCTTTCGGAAGCAGAAAATACTATCGTAGTCAAAAATGCAATTGCCGAAGCAATTCATGAAGGTTTCAAGCTAATTATGATTCGTCCAGAATATGTTGCCCTGGC from Flavobacterium sp. KACC 22763 includes these protein-coding regions:
- the gcvH gene encoding glycine cleavage system protein GcvH yields the protein MSIPANLKYTKDHEWVSIEGDVATVGITHFAQKELGDIVYVEVETLDQTLSKDEVFGTVEAVKTVSDLFLPLSGEIIAFNDDLESAPETVNSDPYGDGWMIKIKIADASEIDSLLSDQAYKDLIGA
- a CDS encoding VanZ family protein; the protein is MPKQLLLIWAIICSGIITYFCLTDSSNIPAVSFPSIDKIVHFCFHFGFTISWILFFKKELKGKDSDDYKAYLISFIFSVFFGITIEILQSALTVTRASDVTDVLANALGAFVAVFSAIGFKKQIDKI